The proteins below come from a single Alligator mississippiensis isolate rAllMis1 chromosome 2, rAllMis1, whole genome shotgun sequence genomic window:
- the GJD2 gene encoding gap junction delta-2 protein yields the protein MGEWTILERLLEAAVQQHSTMIGRILLTVVVIFRILIVAIVGETVYDDEQTMFVCNTLQPGCNQACYDQAFPISHIRYWVFQIIMVCTPSLCFITYSVHQSAKQRERRYSTVFLTLDRDQDSMKRDDSKKIKNTIVNGVLQNTENSTKEAEPDCLEVKEIPNPAIRTTKSKMRRQEGISRFYIIQVVFRNALEIGFLVGQYFLYGFNVPSMYECDRYPCIKEVECYVSRPTEKTVFLVFMFAVSGICVVLNLAELNHLGWRKIKMAVRGVQAKRKSIYEIRNKDLPRMSMPNFGRTQSSDSAYV from the exons ATGGGGGAATGGACCATCCTAGAGCGCCTGCTGGAAGCGGCCGTGCAGCAGCACTCCACGATGATCGGGAG GATCCTGCTGACCGTGGTGGTGATCTTCAGGATCCTCATTGTGGCCATTGTGGGGGAAACGGTTTACGACGACGAGCAGACGATGTTCGTGTGTAACACGCTGCAGCCGGGCTGCAACCAGGCTTGTTACGACCAGGCGTTCCCTATTTCTCACATCAGGTACTGGGTGTTCCAGATCATCATGGTTtgcacccccagcctctgcttcatCACCTACTCTGTCCACCAGTCCGCCAAGCAGCGGGAGAGGAGGTACTCCACCGTCTTCCTCaccttggacagggaccaggactccaTGAAACGAGACGACAGCAAGAAGATCAAGAACACCATTGTCAACGGAGTGCTACAGAATACGGAGAACTCCACCAAAGAAGCTGAGCCTGACTGCCTGGAAGTGAAGGAAATCCCCAACCCGGCCATCAGAACCACCAAGTCCAAGATGAGGAGGCAAGAAGGCATCTCCCGGTTTTACATCATCCAGGTGGTCTTTCGCAATGCGCTCGAGATTGGATTCTTAGTGGGGCAGTACTTCCTGTATGGCTTCAACGTCCCTTCCATGTACGAATGCGACAGATACCCTTGCATCAAGGAAGTTGAGTGCTATGTCTCCAGACCTACTGAGAAGACTGTCTTCTTGGTATTCATGTTTGCGGTGAGTGGGATTTGTGTGGTGCTCAACCTGGCCGAACTGAACCACCTGGGCTGGAGAAAGATCAAAATGGCGGTGAGAGGAGTACAAGCCAAAAGGAAATCCATATATGAAATCCGAAACAAAGACCTGCCAAGAATGAGCATGCCTAACTTTGGCAGGACTCAGTCAAGCGACTCAGCTTATGTGTGA